The Sorangiineae bacterium MSr11367 genome window below encodes:
- a CDS encoding beta galactosidase jelly roll domain-containing protein codes for MIRSLTMSRRALALLSTAAFAALLPNCSDEDATNPPSQPGDLDNPSALDSSTGDASKDVSPTPAPPNDKLFLRNGWAIRTSTGLNKDGATLSTVGFDASQWMQATVPTTVVSARVKKGDFPDPNFGMNMRNIPGTTDYPVGGNFSLFEMKDTNPYKVPWWYRTEFDLPSNGGARTWLHFDGINYRANIWLNGKKVGSSTDIAGSYRRFALDVTDAAKPGQKNALAIEIFSPKKTDLAPSFIDWNPTAADKNMGLWQDVFVATTGPVKVEYPTIVSKVPNTNEARVTVNAELTNTSDTAITGTVKGTLGNIVFTESVTLGPKEKKQLSITPAQHPELIVASPKLWWPYEYGEQNLHDLTLDFVVNGNISDRAKARVGIREITMSLTDGLWANYKVNGKPIFIRGGGYTQNMLYRFDDKRDEQEMKLVKDMGMNTIRIEGKLANDHLFEVTDREGILVQTGWECCSIWESWVDPENHGTWTSESAGIAEASMKSQLLRLRSRPSSLGWLYGSDSHPPADVEKIYLRAAEQARWNLPLHNQASERDPSKLTGPSGFKMPGPYDYIPPVYWYQDKYGKGGAWGGFISEAGIGPAVPEIESLKKFLPADKLWPINSVWHYHMGGGPFANLDIHTAALEGRYGKATTLENYVLKAQALAYDGERAKFESYRWGKGKTTGIISWMLNNSWPSMLWHSYDYYLAAAGGYYGTKMANHPVHILYNYETREVSVVNDTAADVSGLKATAEVYDINAKKLFSQEKANLAVNTTKRTSALTIPAVANLTPTYFVRLVLRDNQDRVVSNNFYWLSTKTDKIDWAKHDWWGAPTTQHADLTQLKSLPATKPTLTAVVEGTGAQRKIRATVQNDNKGISFMVRVRVTKGAGGPEVLPSTWSDNYISLLPGEKRELVGEFAASDLGNAQPTVVLTGWNAPETSTTP; via the coding sequence ATGATTCGTTCTTTGACGATGTCCCGAAGGGCACTAGCCCTCTTGAGCACGGCTGCATTCGCCGCCTTGCTGCCCAATTGCAGCGATGAAGATGCCACGAATCCGCCGAGCCAGCCCGGCGATCTGGACAATCCGTCGGCGCTCGACTCGTCGACGGGCGACGCGTCGAAGGACGTGAGCCCCACACCTGCACCGCCGAACGATAAGTTGTTCCTGCGGAACGGCTGGGCAATTCGCACCTCGACGGGCCTCAACAAAGACGGGGCAACGCTATCGACGGTGGGATTCGATGCGAGCCAATGGATGCAGGCCACGGTTCCGACCACCGTGGTCTCGGCGCGCGTGAAGAAGGGGGATTTCCCCGATCCGAATTTCGGGATGAACATGCGCAACATCCCGGGCACGACCGACTATCCGGTGGGTGGAAACTTCTCGTTGTTCGAGATGAAGGATACGAATCCGTACAAAGTGCCCTGGTGGTACCGCACGGAGTTCGACCTTCCGTCCAATGGCGGCGCACGCACCTGGCTCCATTTCGACGGTATCAATTACCGCGCCAATATTTGGCTCAATGGCAAAAAGGTCGGCTCCAGCACGGACATTGCGGGCTCGTACCGCCGATTTGCCCTCGACGTGACGGATGCGGCGAAGCCGGGGCAGAAAAACGCGCTCGCCATCGAGATCTTCTCGCCGAAAAAGACGGATCTCGCGCCCAGCTTCATCGATTGGAATCCGACGGCGGCCGACAAGAACATGGGCCTCTGGCAGGACGTCTTCGTGGCGACCACCGGCCCGGTGAAAGTCGAATACCCGACCATCGTCTCCAAGGTGCCGAACACGAACGAAGCGCGCGTCACCGTCAACGCGGAGCTCACCAACACGAGCGATACGGCCATCACGGGCACGGTGAAGGGCACCCTCGGCAACATCGTGTTCACCGAGAGCGTGACCCTGGGCCCGAAAGAGAAGAAGCAGCTGAGCATCACGCCGGCCCAGCATCCGGAATTGATCGTCGCCTCGCCGAAACTCTGGTGGCCCTACGAATACGGCGAACAGAACCTGCACGACCTCACCCTGGACTTCGTGGTGAACGGCAACATCTCCGACCGGGCCAAAGCCCGCGTCGGCATCCGTGAAATCACGATGAGCCTCACCGATGGCTTGTGGGCCAACTACAAGGTCAACGGGAAGCCCATCTTCATTCGCGGCGGCGGCTACACGCAGAACATGCTCTACCGCTTCGACGATAAGCGCGACGAGCAGGAGATGAAGCTCGTCAAAGACATGGGGATGAACACCATCCGCATCGAGGGCAAGCTCGCCAACGATCACCTGTTCGAAGTGACCGACCGCGAAGGCATCCTGGTGCAAACCGGCTGGGAGTGTTGCAGCATTTGGGAATCCTGGGTGGATCCGGAGAACCACGGCACCTGGACGTCCGAGAGCGCCGGCATCGCGGAAGCGTCGATGAAGAGCCAACTCTTGCGTCTCCGCAGCCGTCCGAGCTCGCTCGGGTGGCTCTATGGAAGCGATAGCCATCCACCGGCGGACGTCGAGAAGATCTATTTGCGCGCGGCCGAGCAAGCGCGGTGGAATCTGCCGCTGCACAATCAAGCCTCCGAGCGCGATCCGAGCAAGCTCACCGGGCCCTCGGGATTCAAGATGCCCGGCCCGTACGATTACATTCCGCCGGTCTACTGGTACCAGGACAAGTACGGCAAGGGCGGGGCGTGGGGTGGCTTCATCAGCGAGGCGGGCATTGGCCCCGCGGTTCCCGAAATCGAGAGCCTGAAGAAGTTCCTCCCCGCAGACAAACTGTGGCCCATCAATTCGGTGTGGCATTATCACATGGGCGGCGGGCCCTTTGCCAACTTGGATATCCATACCGCAGCGCTCGAGGGGCGTTACGGCAAGGCCACGACGCTCGAGAATTACGTATTGAAGGCGCAAGCTTTGGCCTACGACGGAGAGCGCGCGAAGTTCGAGTCGTACCGCTGGGGCAAGGGCAAGACCACCGGCATCATCTCGTGGATGCTGAACAACAGCTGGCCGTCGATGCTCTGGCATTCGTACGACTATTACCTGGCCGCCGCGGGTGGTTACTACGGCACGAAGATGGCCAATCACCCGGTGCACATTCTGTACAATTACGAGACGCGTGAAGTGTCGGTGGTGAACGACACCGCGGCCGACGTGAGTGGGCTGAAGGCCACGGCCGAGGTCTACGACATCAATGCGAAGAAGCTCTTCTCGCAAGAGAAGGCGAATCTGGCCGTCAATACGACGAAGCGCACCTCCGCGCTGACCATTCCGGCGGTGGCCAACCTCACCCCGACGTACTTCGTGCGCTTGGTGCTGCGCGACAATCAAGACCGTGTCGTGAGCAACAACTTCTATTGGCTCTCGACCAAGACCGACAAAATCGACTGGGCCAAGCACGACTGGTGGGGCGCACCGACCACGCAGCACGCCGATCTGACGCAGCTCAAGTCGCTGCCTGCGACGAAGCCGACGCTGACCGCGGTGGTCGAAGGAACGGGCGCGCAGCGCAAGATCCGCGCGACCGTGCAGAACGACAACAAAGGCATCTCGTTCATGGTGCGCGTGCGCGTGACGAAGGGCGCGGGCGGGCCGGAAGTGCTGCCGTCGACCTGGAGCGACAACTACATCTCGCTC
- a CDS encoding family 20 glycosylhydrolase: MREWRGTSGAAYTFSSNTRIVVHSDDASDLLDTAAVFAADLKSLTGFPIAIVAGGASDVREGDIFLALGATDAALGVEGYTLAVGPSLAVQARASDGVFYGTRTLLQWLSKKYTLDAGTARDWPRYPERGLMVDAGRKYFTVGWLRGHIRELAYLKMNYFHLHLSDNKGFRLESLAHPEIVSTDHYSKAEIAELIALAKAYHVAIVPEIDMPGHMDPILAAHPELKLRSSNGTVQNGFIDLSMERSYVLLQDLIEEHLPSFPSGYWHIGADEYVSKYSDYPQLLAYARTKYGPNATARDVYYGFIHWANGIVRAAGKTTRMWNDGIVSHGAPDSLKVDANIVVDYWTNSGLKPQQLIDTGHDVNNSSWTPTYYVLDGAKPDLTYGYEQWTPSVFERENTVSPTEPHNLGSKVHVWCDNPNAETQEHIRDGIRPALRVLAQQTWGSTKPAASYTDFQTVMVSVGQAPGGNDVKADDLAFGRPVTVSSTETPNFPGSGAVDGTHATRWSSAARDAQWLQIDLGSRKSVGKVILNWEAAYATSYELQISDDASRWTTIYRTTSGRGLTETLGGLDAHARYLRLNLKKRGTQYGYSLYEVEVYGRI; this comes from the coding sequence TTGCGCGAGTGGAGGGGCACATCGGGGGCAGCCTATACCTTCTCGAGCAACACGCGCATCGTGGTGCACTCGGACGACGCATCCGATTTGCTCGACACGGCCGCCGTGTTCGCCGCCGATTTGAAGAGCCTCACCGGTTTTCCCATCGCGATCGTCGCTGGTGGGGCGAGCGACGTTCGAGAGGGCGACATCTTTCTCGCCCTTGGAGCTACCGACGCGGCCCTCGGCGTCGAAGGGTACACGCTGGCCGTGGGACCGTCGCTCGCGGTGCAGGCGCGCGCTTCCGACGGTGTCTTCTACGGCACGCGGACGCTCCTCCAATGGCTCTCCAAGAAGTACACACTCGATGCGGGCACGGCGCGGGATTGGCCACGTTATCCAGAACGCGGGCTCATGGTCGACGCGGGCCGGAAGTACTTCACGGTCGGTTGGCTTCGCGGGCACATTCGAGAGTTGGCGTATTTGAAGATGAATTACTTCCATCTTCATCTTTCGGACAACAAAGGGTTCCGACTCGAAAGCCTCGCGCACCCCGAAATCGTCTCCACCGACCACTACTCCAAGGCCGAAATCGCCGAGTTGATCGCGCTCGCGAAGGCGTACCACGTCGCGATCGTTCCCGAGATCGACATGCCGGGTCACATGGATCCCATCCTGGCCGCACACCCGGAGCTCAAGTTGAGGAGCTCCAACGGGACGGTCCAAAACGGCTTCATCGATCTTTCGATGGAGAGGTCCTACGTGCTGCTCCAGGATCTCATCGAGGAGCATCTGCCTTCGTTTCCGTCGGGGTATTGGCACATCGGTGCCGACGAATACGTCAGCAAGTATTCAGATTATCCGCAATTGCTGGCCTACGCCCGGACGAAGTATGGGCCCAACGCGACGGCGCGCGATGTCTATTATGGATTCATCCACTGGGCCAACGGCATCGTCCGCGCGGCGGGCAAAACCACGCGGATGTGGAACGATGGAATCGTGAGCCACGGTGCACCGGATTCGCTGAAGGTGGACGCGAACATCGTCGTCGACTATTGGACCAACTCCGGGCTAAAGCCGCAGCAGCTCATCGACACCGGGCATGACGTCAACAACAGCAGCTGGACGCCCACGTATTACGTTTTGGACGGCGCAAAGCCGGATTTGACGTACGGGTACGAGCAGTGGACGCCGAGCGTCTTCGAGCGTGAAAATACGGTCTCCCCGACGGAGCCGCACAACCTCGGCTCGAAGGTTCACGTGTGGTGCGACAATCCAAATGCGGAGACCCAAGAGCACATTCGCGACGGCATCCGTCCCGCGTTGAGGGTTCTCGCGCAGCAGACGTGGGGCTCGACGAAGCCCGCGGCCTCGTACACCGATTTCCAAACGGTCATGGTCTCCGTCGGGCAAGCCCCCGGCGGGAACGACGTGAAGGCCGACGATCTCGCCTTCGGCCGCCCGGTGACGGTATCGAGCACGGAGACACCGAACTTCCCCGGCTCGGGCGCCGTCGACGGCACGCACGCCACGCGCTGGTCGAGCGCGGCGAGGGATGCCCAGTGGCTACAGATTGACTTGGGCAGCCGCAAATCCGTGGGCAAAGTCATCTTGAACTGGGAAGCCGCGTACGCGACCTCGTACGAACTGCAGATCTCCGACGATGCTTCCCGTTGGACGACGATCTACCGCACGACCAGCGGCCGGGGCCTCACCGAGACCCTCGGCGGGCTCGATGCTCACGCGCGTTACCTTCGATTGAACCTGAAGAAGCGCGGCACGCAGTATGGCTACTCGCTCTACGAGGTCGAGGTCTACGGACGAATCTAG
- a CDS encoding LysR family transcriptional regulator → MKDELAGITTFVRVAEKRSFTTAAAELGVTASAVSQTVRQLEDRLGVRLFQRTTRSVSLTEAGQRLWDRVRPALSDVREAVESLAELRDRPAGTLRLTISRVAMAIVLEPAMAGFLAENPEIRFDLSIDDGLVDIAARGFDAGVRLGEVLDKEMIAVRISGDQRSAIVGAPAYFAKRGKPKHPRDLHGHDCIGYRRISSGEMYKWEFDEPDGKVFQMALDGRIVLDDGDLMLRAAVNGLGVAYALEEVARPYLERGELVRVLADYCAPFPGFFLYYPSRIQVPLKLRALIDFLSTERRAKGRARGRAKTASRSH, encoded by the coding sequence ATGAAGGACGAGCTGGCGGGCATCACGACGTTCGTACGCGTGGCCGAAAAGAGGAGTTTCACGACGGCGGCGGCCGAGTTGGGGGTCACGGCATCGGCGGTGAGCCAAACGGTGCGCCAGCTGGAGGACCGGCTCGGCGTGCGCCTCTTTCAGCGCACCACGCGCAGCGTGAGCCTGACCGAGGCGGGGCAGCGGCTCTGGGATCGCGTGCGCCCCGCGCTCTCGGACGTGCGCGAGGCCGTGGAGTCGTTGGCGGAGTTGCGCGATCGTCCCGCGGGAACCCTTCGCCTCACGATTTCGCGGGTGGCCATGGCCATCGTCCTCGAGCCCGCGATGGCGGGCTTCCTCGCCGAGAATCCCGAGATACGGTTCGATCTATCCATCGACGATGGGCTGGTCGACATTGCGGCGCGCGGCTTCGACGCCGGCGTGCGCCTGGGTGAGGTGCTCGACAAGGAGATGATCGCCGTGCGCATCTCCGGCGACCAGCGTTCGGCCATCGTGGGCGCGCCCGCGTACTTCGCCAAGCGAGGCAAACCGAAGCACCCGCGCGATTTGCATGGTCACGATTGCATCGGATACCGCCGCATCTCGAGCGGTGAGATGTACAAATGGGAATTCGACGAGCCAGATGGAAAAGTGTTCCAGATGGCCCTCGATGGCCGCATCGTCCTGGACGACGGCGATCTCATGTTGCGTGCGGCGGTGAACGGCCTTGGCGTAGCGTATGCCTTGGAAGAAGTGGCCCGCCCCTACCTCGAGCGCGGTGAGTTGGTGCGTGTGCTCGCGGACTACTGCGCACCCTTCCCGGGCTTTTTTCTGTATTACCCGAGCCGGATTCAAGTACCGCTCAAGCTGCGGGCACTCATCGACTTTTTGAGTACCGAACGGCGAGCGAAAGGACGGGCGAGGGGTCGCGCGAAGACTGCGTCACGCTCGCATTGA
- a CDS encoding TetR/AcrR family transcriptional regulator, whose amino-acid sequence MTKKKSLFGDRARSIELLWQIESSRERPNRGPKPGLSVERIAEAGVSIADADGLASVSMQRVAATFGFTTMSLYRYVPSKTELVDLMIDMAMGTAPRLDRATGWRTNLETWAGHLWGVYRMHPWLLGATVGHRVIGPNELGWMESALAALEGTPLDGAEKMDATFVVLGHVRNLAQQTLTTSTQEGTDEPRMLELLGELLLGRADRYPATARAVTSASTSALQNQGFEFGLARILDGLGYLIGRRSYS is encoded by the coding sequence ATGACGAAGAAGAAGAGCCTTTTCGGCGATCGGGCACGCAGCATCGAGCTGCTCTGGCAGATCGAGTCCTCGCGCGAGCGGCCAAATCGCGGCCCCAAGCCGGGACTCAGCGTCGAGCGCATCGCCGAGGCGGGGGTCTCCATTGCCGACGCCGACGGACTCGCGTCCGTGTCCATGCAGCGCGTCGCCGCCACGTTCGGCTTTACGACGATGTCGCTTTACCGGTACGTCCCGAGCAAGACGGAGCTCGTCGATCTGATGATCGACATGGCCATGGGCACCGCACCGCGGCTCGACCGCGCGACCGGCTGGCGGACCAACCTGGAGACGTGGGCCGGGCACCTGTGGGGCGTTTATCGCATGCACCCGTGGCTCCTCGGTGCAACGGTGGGGCACCGCGTGATCGGGCCCAACGAGCTTGGCTGGATGGAATCCGCGCTTGCAGCGCTCGAGGGCACGCCCCTCGACGGCGCCGAGAAGATGGACGCGACCTTCGTCGTCCTGGGCCACGTGCGGAATCTGGCACAACAGACGCTCACGACGAGCACCCAAGAGGGCACCGACGAACCGCGGATGCTCGAGTTGCTGGGGGAGCTCCTGCTCGGGCGCGCCGATCGCTACCCGGCCACCGCCCGGGCGGTCACCTCCGCGTCGACGAGCGCGCTGCAGAACCAGGGCTTCGAATTCGGTCTGGCCCGCATCCTCGATGGCCTCGGCTACCTCATTGGCCGGCGCTCGTATTCGTGA
- a CDS encoding alcohol dehydrogenase catalytic domain-containing protein has translation MTIHETMKAAVVTALKSPWEVKAVPTPRPGPTQVLIRIRASGLCYTDVHLTEGGLIDLQLPSVLGHEPVGEIVEVGSAVRTRKVGDRVGTNSLQTGCGRCEWCSRGKMIYCADQKILMVHQFGGHAEYLVAEEAATILLPDQLSFENAAPILCAGNTVWSGLRAAEPLPHSTVAVVGIGGLGHLALQYAKTAGFRTIAITRSKDKIALSRELGADEVVGSGEELARVGGADVILSTGNGYRTASDALLGLRPEGSLVVMGAAGPDEDLVIPNRTVFPQMMVNRQKIIFSQQNGREYLHEAVAIAGRGKIRVLTETFTLDEVRTAYDRVAAGTVRFRAVLVP, from the coding sequence ATGACGATTCACGAAACGATGAAGGCCGCCGTTGTCACCGCCCTCAAGTCCCCGTGGGAGGTGAAAGCCGTGCCCACCCCGCGCCCAGGCCCCACGCAGGTGCTCATCCGCATCCGCGCGAGCGGCCTTTGCTACACCGATGTGCACCTCACCGAGGGAGGCCTCATCGATCTGCAGCTCCCCTCGGTCCTCGGCCACGAGCCCGTCGGCGAAATCGTCGAGGTGGGCTCCGCGGTGCGCACCCGCAAGGTGGGCGACCGCGTGGGAACCAACAGCCTGCAGACCGGCTGCGGACGATGCGAATGGTGCAGCCGCGGCAAGATGATTTACTGCGCGGACCAGAAGATCCTCATGGTTCACCAATTCGGTGGCCACGCGGAATACCTCGTGGCGGAGGAAGCGGCGACCATTCTCCTTCCGGACCAACTCTCCTTCGAGAACGCGGCTCCGATCCTCTGCGCAGGCAACACCGTGTGGAGCGGCCTGCGCGCCGCCGAGCCATTGCCGCATTCGACCGTCGCCGTCGTCGGCATTGGGGGCCTCGGTCACCTTGCATTGCAATATGCAAAGACCGCGGGCTTTCGCACCATCGCCATCACCCGCTCCAAGGACAAGATTGCCCTGAGCCGCGAATTGGGCGCCGATGAAGTCGTCGGCAGCGGCGAGGAGCTCGCACGCGTGGGCGGCGCCGACGTCATTCTGTCGACCGGCAACGGGTACCGCACGGCCAGCGACGCGCTCCTGGGATTGCGCCCCGAGGGCAGCTTGGTCGTCATGGGCGCGGCCGGGCCCGACGAAGATCTGGTCATTCCGAACCGCACCGTGTTCCCCCAGATGATGGTCAATCGGCAGAAGATCATCTTCTCGCAGCAAAATGGTCGCGAGTATCTGCATGAGGCCGTGGCCATCGCAGGCCGGGGCAAAATCCGTGTACTGACAGAGACCTTCACCCTCGACGAAGTACGCACAGCCTACGACCGTGTGGCCGCAGGAACGGTGCGCTTCCGGGCCGTGCTGGTCCCTTGA
- a CDS encoding M28 family peptidase: MKRRDFLRVAEAGVALAVMGCGDDASPSPSDSPTPSGSLHLPSADEMLDWIREIVSHGIRRPGYAADTWIETWALGRFREIGLEDARLEPVEVPCWQPEVAELTLADGTKFAGFALPHTTPAVVSAKLAHFDSGALEGRIAVREIAFAKYQQSLFRGLATSVYDPANEFDTLLQTVPFHSEQNHVMDSTVAAHAAGFVGLLTGVPWETSDYYVPYDAEVRPIPGIWLSGANGRQLLERMTQGSVEARLEVKAARYPMTSHNVVGTLPGRSDEWVIIASHHDGPWASAVEDGSGTAMVLAQAMHWAAIPRAERPHNLLFLLCAGHMVNAAGTRAFIAAHPDLLAKTVLEVHLEHVARRCEPDGAGGLVATSEPEVRWWFTSRNPTLQAAVREAIAANELTRSFVFPPTALSAMPPTDGAYFYPAGVPLVHFLSAPMYLFDSRDTIDKVHGPSLVPLSRAVVQIIASTRDVSAAAMRSE, encoded by the coding sequence ATGAAGCGCAGGGACTTCCTCCGTGTCGCCGAGGCGGGCGTGGCGCTTGCGGTCATGGGCTGTGGCGATGATGCATCTCCTTCGCCAAGCGACTCCCCAACACCGAGCGGATCGCTTCATCTGCCGAGTGCGGACGAAATGCTCGATTGGATTCGGGAAATCGTGAGTCATGGTATCCGGCGCCCGGGTTATGCGGCCGATACCTGGATCGAGACCTGGGCCCTCGGTCGTTTTCGGGAAATCGGTTTGGAGGATGCCCGCCTCGAACCGGTCGAGGTCCCTTGTTGGCAACCGGAGGTGGCCGAGCTCACCCTGGCCGATGGGACGAAATTCGCAGGGTTCGCATTGCCTCATACGACCCCGGCGGTCGTCTCCGCCAAACTGGCGCATTTCGATTCAGGCGCACTCGAGGGGCGCATTGCGGTGCGTGAAATCGCGTTTGCGAAGTATCAACAATCGCTTTTTCGAGGTTTGGCCACGAGCGTCTACGATCCCGCGAACGAGTTCGACACGCTGCTCCAAACGGTGCCGTTTCATTCCGAGCAAAACCATGTCATGGACTCGACGGTGGCGGCCCACGCGGCGGGGTTCGTCGGCCTGCTCACCGGGGTGCCTTGGGAAACGTCGGATTATTACGTTCCCTACGACGCCGAGGTTCGGCCCATCCCCGGCATCTGGCTTTCCGGTGCCAATGGACGCCAATTGCTGGAGCGCATGACGCAGGGCTCCGTCGAAGCGCGTCTCGAGGTGAAGGCCGCGCGCTACCCCATGACCTCGCACAACGTCGTCGGTACCTTGCCCGGCCGCTCCGACGAATGGGTCATCATTGCCTCGCACCATGACGGGCCGTGGGCTTCGGCCGTGGAGGACGGTTCGGGCACAGCCATGGTGCTCGCGCAGGCCATGCATTGGGCCGCCATCCCACGCGCGGAGCGGCCGCACAATCTGCTGTTCCTGCTCTGTGCCGGCCACATGGTGAATGCGGCGGGTACGCGCGCCTTCATCGCCGCCCATCCGGATCTTCTCGCCAAGACGGTGCTCGAGGTGCATCTCGAGCATGTGGCACGGCGCTGCGAGCCCGACGGCGCGGGCGGGCTCGTCGCGACGTCGGAGCCTGAAGTGCGCTGGTGGTTCACGTCCCGCAACCCGACGTTGCAAGCGGCGGTTCGCGAGGCCATTGCGGCCAACGAGCTGACCCGCTCGTTCGTCTTTCCTCCGACCGCGCTCTCGGCGATGCCTCCGACGGACGGCGCCTACTTTTATCCTGCGGGTGTGCCGCTCGTGCACTTTCTGTCCGCACCGATGTACCTGTTCGACTCGCGCGACACGATCGACAAGGTGCATGGCCCGAGCCTCGTTCCTTTGAGCCGCGCGGTGGTGCAGATCATCGCCTCCACGCGGGATGTTTCGGCCGCGGCGATGCGGAGCGAATGA
- a CDS encoding TIGR04255 family protein, which produces MIVDFDPFAMTEPDEVPLERAPLTRVIAQVRFPTLTSLGRADFIIPFQERIRERYPILHPEHGAGFLLGPAGVTIQKNDVTIWRFQSTANDWRVSLAPDFVALESTAYKDRDDFFERLEHIVTALEVVVNPVISDRLGLRYINRIRGPEFERLGTMIRREILGIGATTIAGRVYSVCESVFTQGTVSLHTRWGLVPPGATTDPTSVEPIGEPSWILDLDMSRAEQVRFDVRGIVADGRSFAKTIHNFFRWSVTPDFLKAYGGKP; this is translated from the coding sequence GTGATCGTTGACTTTGACCCATTTGCAATGACGGAGCCAGATGAGGTTCCTCTTGAGCGAGCGCCGCTAACGCGCGTTATCGCCCAAGTACGGTTTCCCACCCTCACATCTCTGGGTCGCGCGGATTTCATAATTCCGTTTCAAGAGCGCATCCGCGAGCGTTACCCAATTCTTCACCCCGAGCATGGGGCGGGGTTCCTTCTTGGACCAGCGGGCGTGACTATCCAAAAAAATGACGTCACAATTTGGCGATTCCAAAGCACAGCGAACGATTGGCGCGTCTCACTCGCTCCCGATTTTGTTGCACTTGAGTCAACAGCCTACAAGGACCGCGACGATTTCTTTGAACGCCTAGAGCACATCGTTACTGCTCTTGAGGTAGTCGTCAATCCAGTAATTTCTGACCGCCTCGGGCTGCGCTATATAAATCGCATCCGAGGTCCTGAGTTTGAAAGGCTGGGCACGATGATTCGACGGGAGATCCTCGGCATCGGGGCCACAACGATTGCTGGTAGAGTCTATTCCGTTTGCGAGAGCGTATTCACGCAAGGTACCGTCTCGCTTCACACTCGATGGGGGTTGGTCCCGCCAGGAGCCACTACTGACCCGACATCAGTAGAACCCATTGGCGAGCCGAGCTGGATTCTTGATTTGGACATGTCCCGTGCCGAGCAGGTACGCTTTGATGTTCGTGGGATCGTGGCCGACGGTCGCTCATTCGCAAAGACGATCCACAATTTCTTCCGTTGGTCCGTTACGCCTGATTTTCTGAAAGCTTATGGGGGCAAACCATGA
- a CDS encoding site-specific DNA-methyltransferase: MKRIILGDNAEVLPTLPEGFARLIYIDPPFNTGEPQKRERIRVVSTDGAGDRGGFGGRRYEVSKVESGSYEDDFGDFEAFLMPRIELALRCLTPDGSLFVHLDYREVHYIKVALDRLLGRKHFKNEIIWAYDFGGRSRNRWPSKHDTILWYTKDPNDYVFHFDEMDRIPYMAPGLVSKEKAERGKTPTDVWWHTIVPTAGREKTGYPTQKPLGILNRIIKVHSSPGDMVLDFFAGSGTTGESAIRHDRGFVLVDSNPEAVRVAATRLASFEPECIGFELAPPPPPSPPTPNPPIPPSPTPLPPPPPSSPIPSSDSSPDLSSPVVCPEVEAPLPIQVHAEPAEAVSSLHDFTFPSE, encoded by the coding sequence ATGAAGAGAATCATCCTCGGCGACAACGCGGAGGTGCTCCCGACTTTGCCCGAGGGTTTTGCACGGCTCATCTACATCGATCCGCCTTTTAATACGGGCGAACCCCAGAAGCGCGAGCGCATCCGGGTCGTTTCTACGGATGGGGCCGGTGACCGAGGCGGGTTCGGCGGCCGCCGCTATGAGGTCTCCAAGGTCGAAAGCGGGTCCTACGAGGACGATTTCGGCGATTTCGAAGCGTTTTTGATGCCCCGGATCGAGCTGGCCCTGCGCTGTCTCACGCCGGACGGCTCCCTGTTCGTCCACCTCGACTACCGGGAGGTTCACTACATCAAGGTGGCGCTGGACCGCCTTCTCGGGCGGAAACACTTCAAGAACGAGATCATCTGGGCGTACGACTTCGGTGGCCGCTCGCGAAATCGCTGGCCTTCGAAGCACGACACCATCCTCTGGTACACCAAGGATCCGAACGACTACGTCTTCCACTTCGACGAGATGGACCGCATCCCGTACATGGCGCCGGGCCTCGTCTCGAAGGAAAAAGCCGAACGCGGGAAAACCCCGACGGACGTCTGGTGGCACACCATCGTCCCCACCGCGGGACGCGAAAAAACGGGCTACCCCACCCAAAAGCCGCTCGGCATCCTGAACCGCATCATCAAGGTGCACTCCAGCCCGGGTGACATGGTGCTCGATTTTTTCGCCGGTAGCGGCACAACGGGAGAGTCCGCCATCCGCCACGACCGCGGATTCGTCCTCGTCGACAGCAACCCGGAGGCCGTTCGTGTCGCCGCCACGCGGCTGGCCAGCTTCGAACCCGAGTGCATCGGCTTCGAGCTCGCGCCGCCTCCGCCACCTTCCCCGCCGACGCCAAACCCGCCGATTCCGCCCTCGCCTACCCCGCTGCCGCCTCCTCCACCGTCTTCACCGATCCCCTCGTCGGACTCGAGCCCGGACCTTTCGAGCCCGGTGGTGTGCCCCGAGGTGGAGGCCCCCCTCCCCATCCAGGTCCACGCCGAACCCGCCGAAGCAGTTTCCTCACTGCACGACTTTACGTTCCCTTCGGAGTGA